One genomic region from Cucumis melo cultivar AY chromosome 9, USDA_Cmelo_AY_1.0, whole genome shotgun sequence encodes:
- the LOC103482644 gene encoding NAC domain-containing protein 7-like — MNCIPHVPPGFRFHPTDEELVDYYLRKKVASKRIDLDIIKDVDLYRIEPWDLQELCKLAGSEDQNEWYFFSHKDKKYPTGTRTNRATKAGFWKATGRDKAIYARHSLVGMRKTLVFYKGRAPNGQKSDWIMHEYRLETNENATPQEEGWVVCRVFKKRMPTVRKAGDYGSPCWYDDQVSFMPELDSPTTQIFHHPAYPCKQELELHFHAPPHDQVFLQLPHLESPKIPTSSTTNSLLPYAYDRDTGVTPLYGVEHTVDHVTDWRVMEKFVASQLSNDQDLKQPNYSHGAIFQVPPNSGGAATPSECDRKDMAPEFALASPSSCQVDMWK; from the exons ATGAACTGTATTCCACATGTTCCCCCAGGGTTTAGGTTTCACCCAACAGATGAAGAACTTGTTGATTATTATCTCAGAAAAAAGGTCGCTTCCAAGAGAATTGATTTAGATATCATCAAAGATGTTGATCTTTACAGAATCGAGCCATGGGATCTTCAAG AACTATGTAAACTTGCTGGAAGTGAAGATCAGAACGAATGGTATTTTTTTAGCCACAAAGACAAGAAGTATCCGACGGGAACTCGAACAAATCGAGCTACCAAAGCTGGGTTTTGGAAAGCAACTGGTAGAGACAAAGCTATTTATGCTCGTCATTCTTTAGTTGGCATGAGAAAAACCCTTGTTTTCTATAAAGGAAGGGCTCCCAATGGCCAAAAATCTGATTGGATTATGCATGAATATCGACTCGAAACTAATGAAAATGCTACTCCTCAG GAGGAAGGATGGGTTGTTTGCAGGGTTTTCAAGAAGAGGATGCCGACGGTGAGAAAAGCCGGTGACTATGGCTCGCCCTGCTGGTACGACGACCAAGTCTCCTTCATGCCAGAGCTTGATTCTCCAACCACCCAAATCTTTCACCACCCAGCTTATCCTTGCAAGCAAGAGCTCGAGTTGCATTTCCACGCCCCACCGCACGACCAGGTTTTCCTCCAACTCCCTCACCTCGAAAGTCCAAAAATCCCCACATCTTCCACCACCAACTCTCTGCTCCCTTACGCCTACGACCGAGACACTGGCGTCACTCCGCTTTACGGCGTCGAGCACACCGTGGATCACGTGACCGATTGGAGAGTAATGGAAAAATTTGTTGCTTCTCAACTCAGCAATGATCAAGATTTGAAGCAACCCAACTATTCTCATGGAGCTATTTTTCAAGTGCCGCCCAACTCAGGTGGTGCTGCCACCCCGTCGGAGTGTGATCGTAAAGATATGGCGCCGGAGTTTGCTCTGGCATCCCCATCAAGTTGCCAAGTGGATATGTGGAAGTGA